Sequence from the Tistrella mobilis genome:
ATGAACGCGGTCTATGGCAGCCTGGGCAGCATGATCGCAACCCTGCTGCTGCTGTATCTGGCGGCCTATGTCTTCCTGCTTGGCGGCTATTGGGCCGCCGTGCGGTCGCGGATCGACCGTCACCGGCGCCGGCATGCGGCCGCCCGCAGGCTGGCACGACGGCACATGCACCGGCCCGGACAGCGCTGAAATCCGCCCTTCCGGCCCCGTCCGGTGCCGATTTGACCGGACCGCGGTTTCGTGTAGGATGCGCCGCACCTGTGCCCGGCCGCCGGCCGAACGGCACGTCTGCAACCTGCAGGATGCAACCTGTCACACGAGGTCCGCCAGGGCCGGCCGCGCCCCCGGCGCCTCCCTGGACCGGCCGCCTGGATACAGCGAGGGGACCGCATGATCGTTCAATCGAACGTGATGGCCGGCAAGCGCGGCCTGATCGTCGGCGTCGCCAATGACCGCTCGATCGCCTGGGGGATCACCAGGGCGGTGGCGCTGAACGGCGCGGAAGTGGCACTGACCTATCAGGGAGAGGCGCTGGAAAAGCGGGTGCGCCCGCTGGCCGCCGAGGTCGGCGCGACCCTGGTCGCCCCCTGCGACGTCACCGACGACGACAGCATGAAGGCCCTGTTCGACACGATCGCCGAAAAATGGGGCCGGCTCGACTTTCTGGTGCACGCCGTCGCCTATTCCGACAAGAACCAGCTGAAGGGCAAGTATGTCGACACCACGCTCGACAACTTCCTGCGCACCATGCAGATCTCGGCCTTCTCGCTGGTGCAGATGGCGCAGTATGCCCGGCCGCTGATGCAGCATGGCGGCAGCATCCTGACGCTCTCCTATCTGGGGGCCGAGCGGGTGATCCCGCATTACAACGTCATGGGCGTGGCCAAGGCGGCGCTCGAATCCAGCGTGCAGTATCTGGCGGCCGACCTCGGCCCCGAAAACATCCGGGTCAACGCCATCTCGGCCGGGCCGATCAAGACGCTGGCCGCCTCGGGCATCGGCGACTTCCGCTACATCATGCGCTGGAACGAGATGAACTCGCCGCTGCGGCGCACGGTCTCGATCGAAGAGGTCGGCAACGCCTCGCTGCTGATGCTCTCGGACATGGGCACCGGCATCACCGGCGAGGTGATGCATGTCGATGCGGGCTATCACATCGTCGGCATGAAGGCCGAGGATGCGCCCGACATCAATCTCAGCTGACCCCACCTCTCTCCCACAGCACCGTTTTGAAGGATCGGACCGGCCATGGCAGGCAACAGTTTCGGCGAGCTTTTCCGCTTCACGAGCTGGGGTGAAAGCCATGGCCCGGCGATCGGCTGCGTGGTCGACGGCGTGCCGCCGCGCCTGGCGCTGACCGAGGCCGACATCCAGCCCTTCCTCGACAAGCGCCGGCCGGGCCAGTCGCGCTTCACCACCCAGCGGCGCGAGCCCGACGAGGTCGAAATCCTGTCGGGCACCTTCGAAGGCCTGACCACCGGCACCCCGGTCAGCCTGCTGATCCGCAACACCGATCAGCGCTCGAAGGATTACGGCGAGATCAAGGACAAGTTCCGTCCGGGCCATGCCGACTTCACCTATCAGGCCAAATACGGCATTCGCGACCATCGCGGCGGCGGCCGGTCCAGCGCCCGCGAAACCGCGGTGCGCGTGGCGGCCGGCGCGGTGGCCCGCAAGGTGCTGGGAGAGACCGTCACCATCCGCGGCGCCCTGGTCGAGATGGGCGGCATCGGCGTCGACCGCA
This genomic interval carries:
- the fabI gene encoding enoyl-ACP reductase FabI encodes the protein MIVQSNVMAGKRGLIVGVANDRSIAWGITRAVALNGAEVALTYQGEALEKRVRPLAAEVGATLVAPCDVTDDDSMKALFDTIAEKWGRLDFLVHAVAYSDKNQLKGKYVDTTLDNFLRTMQISAFSLVQMAQYARPLMQHGGSILTLSYLGAERVIPHYNVMGVAKAALESSVQYLAADLGPENIRVNAISAGPIKTLAASGIGDFRYIMRWNEMNSPLRRTVSIEEVGNASLLMLSDMGTGITGEVMHVDAGYHIVGMKAEDAPDINLS